One segment of Cetobacterium sp. NK01 DNA contains the following:
- a CDS encoding BMC domain-containing protein: protein MLRREAVGLIETFGLVFALEAADAMCKAADVELIGYENVASGYITVIVTGDVGACRAAVDAGVNAVTNMEGGNLYSSIVIARPHGDLQKIIDKYAIPNL from the coding sequence ATGTTAAGAAGAGAAGCGGTAGGATTAATAGAAACATTTGGACTTGTTTTTGCACTAGAGGCAGCAGATGCTATGTGTAAAGCAGCAGATGTAGAGCTAATAGGATATGAAAATGTAGCATCTGGATATATAACAGTTATAGTGACTGGAGATGTAGGTGCATGTAGAGCAGCGGTAGATGCTGGAGTAAATGCTGTAACTAATATGGAGGGTGGAAACTTATATAGCTCAATAGTTATAGCTAGACCTCATGGAGATTTACAAAAGATAATTGATAAATATGCTATTCCGAACTTATAA
- a CDS encoding BMC domain-containing protein yields the protein MKYYGNEALGLVETLGLVPALEAADKMLKAADVELVSYENVGSTLVTIMVKGDVAAVKAAVEAGAAAAAAVGTLTAKNVMPRPISEIGKIVTVHDIDE from the coding sequence ATGAAGTATTATGGAAATGAAGCTTTAGGGCTAGTTGAAACACTTGGACTTGTTCCAGCACTAGAAGCAGCAGATAAAATGTTAAAAGCAGCAGATGTAGAGTTAGTTTCATATGAAAATGTAGGATCTACACTTGTTACAATAATGGTAAAAGGGGATGTGGCAGCAGTTAAAGCAGCAGTGGAAGCTGGAGCGGCAGCAGCAGCGGCAGTAGGAACACTAACAGCAAAAAATGTAATGCCAAGACCTATAAGTGAAATTGGAAAAATCGTAACTGTTCATGATATAGATGAATAA